Proteins encoded in a region of the Lathamus discolor isolate bLatDis1 chromosome Z, bLatDis1.hap1, whole genome shotgun sequence genome:
- the IL11RA gene encoding interleukin-11 receptor subunit alpha, producing the protein MRSPIPGLGRVMVFLTAALASASLAVPEGWGEEGVQYGQVGTDVTLLCAGAHAGAAVQWRRADAAALPEGSVIHQGALVLPQASLATTGAYSCHGEDGGLLHAVSLRLGYLPGVPFVSCRASDYENFSCSWTSSVETFLPTRYITTYRKKSLTGEERRRNKNGHMGPCLQDPSRPGTCTVHGSEFWSSYRLNITEVNPLGSSFRLLDVTMQAIIKPDPPEGLVVEPIPLAPRRLLVSWKYPSSWPKEPHFQLRFRLQYRPVIHRSWSVVETVNLSEVITDAFAGLEHVVQVSAKDFLDAGNWSEWSAEARATPARDLVTTVSEETTTDTSLESLAEEPSQAPNPEPINHSEPLGKTAVLVSLGIFAFFVLAAVLIVTILIWLRVRKHGEDKTKPHSFLVAATHLKALPKAQIL; encoded by the exons aTGCGAAGTCCCATCCCAGGCCTGGGCAGGGTGATGGTGTTCCTCACAGCAGCCCTGGCATCAGCCTCCCTCGCCGTCCCCGAgggctggggagaggaag GTGTGCAGTACGGACAAGTGGGGACAGACGTGACCCTGTTGTGCGCCGGTGCCCATGCTGG CGCTGCGGTGCAGTGGAGACGGgcagatgctgcagcactgccggAGGGCTCAGTCATCCATCAGGGAGCCCTGGTGCTGCCTCAGGCCAGCCTGGCCACCACGGGAGCCTACAGCTGCCATGGCGAGGACGGTGGCCTCCTGCACGCCGTGTCCCTGCGGCTGGGAT accTGCCGGGGGTCCCCTTTGTGTCCTGCAGAGCATCCGACTATGAGAATTTCTCCTGCTCCTGGACCTCCAGTGTGGAGACCTTCCTCCCCACCAGATACATCACCACCTACAG GAAGAAATCGCTGACAGGTGAAGAGAGGCGGAG GAACAAGAACGGGCACATGGGGCCGTGCCTGCAGGATCCATCCCGCCCCGGCACCTGCACCGTCCATGGGTCCGAGTTCTGGAGCTCCTACCGCCTGAACATCACCGAGGTGAACCCCCTGGGCTCCAGCTTCCGCCTCCTGGACGTCACCATGCAGGCCATCA TTAAGCCAGACCCTCCGGAGGGCTTGGTGGTGGAGCCCATCCCCTTGGCCCCACGGCGGCTCCTCGTGAGCTGGAAGTACCCCTCCTCCTGGCCCAAGGAACCCCACTTCCAGCTCCGATTCCGGCTCCAGTACCGGCCCGTCATCCACCGCTCCTGGTCGGTG GTGGAGACGGTGAACCTGTCCGAGGTGATCACGGATGCCTTTGCTGGGCTGGAACACGTGGTCCAAGTCAGCGCCAAAGATTTCCTGGACGCAGGGAATTGGAGCGAGTGGAGTGCCGAGGCCCGGGCAACACCAGCCAGAG ACCTGGTCACCACAGTGAGTGAAGAAACCACTACAGACACCAGCCTGGAAAGCCTGGCCGAGGAGCCCTCCCAGGCTCCCAACCCTGAGCCCATCA ACCACAGCGAGCCCCTGGGGAAGACGGCGGTCCTGGTGTCCCTTGGGATCTTTGCCTTCTTTGTCCTGGCTGCTGTTCTCATTGTCACCATCCTCATCTG GCTCCGGGTAAGGAAGCACGGCGAGGACAAGACCAAACCCCACAGCTTCTTGGTTGCTGCCACCCACTTGAAGGCACTACCGA AGGCCCAGATCCTGTAG